One Candidatus Nitronauta litoralis genomic window, ACAGGACGATTCCCAATATTTGTTTTTTGTTTTTCATAGATGAGATTTTCTTGTGGGTCGACAAACAAGGAACCATATAACTTTCAAAGGATATTCGGTTTCAGGTTCGTTTTTCAACCCGATGGGACCAATCAAACGGTTTCCTAACAATTGCCAATAAAAAAACCAATACTATAAAAGGCAAGTCTGGAAACCTGCTGAAAGCCTGTCTGCATCCAGATGACGCCCGATAAATACAACGCGATTCATCGGCTCTTTGCCTTTCCAGCCCGAACCTGGTCTGCTTTCGTACATTTGATAAACACTTTGAAACAGTGCAGGACTATCGCTTTCAGGTAAATCCAATATTCCCTTGGCACGGTAAACGTCCATTCCCTCAACGATAAGCAGCATTTGTAGCCAGATCTGGAACCGGTTCTCGTCCAGCTTTCCGGGAATTTCCAGACTGACAGAAGTCACCGCCTGCCCATCCCCTTCTCCGCAGACAAGACGCTCACCATCAGGTTTGGCCAAGGACATGCTTTCTGTGAGTTCAAAACCACCCAGGTTGAGCAGTTGATCCAGAGGCACCTCGGCGTGATTCACTTTATGGATCGCAGCTTCCGGATTGATTGATCGTATTTTTTGCTCAACTTCCTGGAGGGTTCGGGGTGGCACAAGACTTACCTTATTCAACACAAGAACACTGGAAAAAGCGATCTGCTCCCAAGCGACTTCCATATCCTCCAATTGGGTTTGGATATGCAGGGCATCCACCAGAGTGACAACACCGTCCAGTTTCAACTCCTGCGGCATTTCTTCATCCACCAGAAACGCCTGCGCAATGGGCCCGGGAGAAGCAAGTCCTGTGGCCTCAATTAATATGTAATCGAACCTGTCTTCTTTTTTTAAAAGACGGCCCAGGGTTTCCAATAGATCGGTTCGAACGGAACAGCAAATACAGCCGTTGCTCATTTCAAAAATATCATCGTCGACACCAATAATCAGTTCGTGATCAACCGGTATCTCACCAAATTCATTTTCAACAACGGCAATGCGCTTGCCATGGTTCTGAGTCAATATATGATTGAGCAGAGTGGTTTTCCCCGCTCCGAGGCAACCTGCTAAAAGAGTAACTGGTAACTCACCCGACTTGTATTGTCTGTTTCCCATATTGTTTGTTTTTTTTAACGCAGGGGTGTTCGCCGCATCAAGGCACAACCGGCGAGAGATAAGAAGTAAGTAATTCCGGCTATCACAACAATCATGGAACCGGTAGGGAGGTCATAGGTATAGGATGCGTACAAACCACTTGAAGTGAACACCATCCCACAGATGACCGCAATCACCATCATTTTATTCATGGAGCGGACATAATGACCGGATATGGCTGCAGGCAGGGTCAGCAAGGCTATCACCAGAATTACGCCAACAATCTTGATGAACAGGACCACGGTCAATCCCACCAGAATCAGGAACAAAAGGTAAAACCGTTCCACGTTGACTCCACGTAACCGCGCGAATTCTTCATCGAAAGATACCGCCACAAACTGTTTGTAAAACATCAGCACAACGACGATAACAAGAAGGTCCAACCCCATGATCAGCATCAGATCACTGTTGCCAATGACCAGTATACTGCCAAACAGGAAATGCATGAGGTCCATATTGTAGCCGGGTGTTTTGGAAAGGAACAAAATACCCACGGCCATCCCAAGCGACCAGAGTGCACTGATGACCGTGTCTTCGTATTCCTTGAGGCGCAGGCTGACAATACCCAGTAAAAGTGAAAACCCGACCGCAGCACCCAAAGCCCCTATGACTGGAGAGAACTCCAGAAAATAAGCGAACCCCACCCCGCCGATAATTGAATGCGCAATTCCCCCGGCGAGGTAGCTGATTCGCTTTACGACAACAAAGGTTCCGACGATGCCGCAGGCGATGCTGGACAGCAGCCCTCCAATCAGAGCATAACGCATAAACGCGTATTCAGAAAGCGCGTCAAAAAACTCCATCAATGGCCTTCATAGGGGGGATGCTGATGCGCCACCAGATGAACCGGGTGTTCATACATGCCTTGCAGGATGTCGTTGGTGATTTCGGTGGTCTTGTGTACCTGCAGTGTGCGGTTGAGGCAGGCAACCCGGTGAATGTACTTAGAGATGAATCCGATGTCATGCGACACCACAAGGATCGTCACCCGCTCATTTAATTTTTGAAGAAGATCGAAAATATCTTCTTCTTTTCTCATATCGATGTTGGCAGTGGGTTCATCGAGAATGAGAAGGTCCGGCTCACCGGCCAGAGCACGGGCAATCAGAACGCGCTGCAACTGGCCACCGGAAAGTGTTCCGATAGGCCGCTTGCGCAGGTTCTCAACTTCGACTTCGCGCATCGCCTGCATGGCGATGTCCTTGTCACGCTTGCGGAAAAAACCAAAGGCGGAAGTCTTGCCCAGTCGACCCAGCAGCACCGTTTCTTCTACGCTGATCGGAAAATCGCGTGCGAACTGCGCGATCTGAGGCATGTAGCCTATACGACCCCGTCCCTGCTCGGGAGATTTCCCAAACAGTTTTATGTCACCAATTTGCGGTTTCAGAACACCCAGAATCAGCTTGAGCAAAGTACTCTTGCCGCTACCATTGGGGCCGACAAGTCCCAGAAACTCTCCGGAAGGAACTGTGAGATTAACGCGCTCCAGAACAGGAGGTCCGTTATAACTGAAAGATACTTCTTGTATAACAATCGGGTCGGTCATTCCTGCATTGCCTCAACAAACGCCTGCGCCACCTGCCGCATATTGGTCGTGTAGTTTTCCGCGAGTGGGTCCACAGAGACCACCTTCGCACCCAAAGTACGCGCCACGGAGGCCACAATATCTTTTGAAAATTGTTTCTGAATAAAAATAACTTTCACATTGTGGTCGCGACCCAATTGAACCACCTTGCTCAGGGCACGAGGCCCCGGCTCTCGGCCTTCCATCTCGATTGGAATTTCTTTAAGGCCATAACTATTTGCAAAATGATTCCAGGCGGGATGGTAAGTCAAAAACGCCCTGTCTTTCACCGGCTTTAGCATCACCTTGATTTCCTTATTCAGCCCGACCAGCTCTTTTATGAACTTGCGATGATTCCTTCTGAAATAAGAAGCTGACGACGGGTCTTCTTCCACCAGAGTCTTTAAAATTATATTCGCTGCGGATTTTACCCAGAGAGGATTGAGCCACCGATGCGGGTTTTCAGCATGCGAATGCTCACCCTCTTCCCGGCCTGTCCGCTTGGCAACACGGTGCTCTTGATAAAGGGGCACCAGCTTTAGGTCAGGGTGTGTACCCTGGATTTTTGGGATCCATTGATTCTCAAATGGAACACCCACCAGAAAAAACACGCGGGAGTCACCGAGATGCGCCACTTGCCGCGGAGATAGATCGAGCGTGTCTGGTTTCTGGCCTGGCCGCACCAGAGCTTCAACCGTCACCCGCTGACCACCGATCTTTTCAACAAAATATTTCTGCGGCAGGATGCTGACCGACACACGAATCGGGTCACCCTTGGCAAACACCACCGAAACCGGGATAAAGACCCAGAATAAAACGATCAACGCGCTTATGGACTTGGTAAAATACGTGCTTTTCATATTGCTCCAGAAATTCAAAACATGACTTCCCGTCAATACCCAACCGAGCCCAATAAAGCTGATAAACGAGAGTTGTATACGGTACCTGATTATATAAGAAAACCGGTCATTTTTGCAAAAGAACTGCAAAAGAGCGGCGCTAGAAAGATTTAAGTCGAATAAGCGACCTTTTTCACTTTGAATGCGCATCTTTCAAGCATTGGCTTTAATTTGACAAATTTCGTTCTAAAAGGTCAGAAACTGGGACCACAATGTCATTCTGAGCAAAGCGAAGAACCTCGCCTTGGATTGGATTTGGATTTAAGGGTTATGCAATGGAATGGATACTGGCGGATGCCAAAAACCGCTTCAGTGAATTAGTTAACAAAGCCATGACTGAAGGCCCACAACTTGTATCCCTAGAGGATGCCCGGGTCGTTGTGATTTCGGAAAATGAATACCAAAACCTGACGAGCCAAAAACCTAATTTCATCGAGTTCCTACTCGGTTGCGAGGTGGACCTAAATGGAGTGGATATTGAACGCGAAAAATCTCCGTCTCGAAACATAGACCTATGAAGGTCTTGCTCGATACCTGCGTTGTTTCAGAATTATGGCGCAAAGGTGGTTCTGAAACGGTACGCAATCACATTGCTGCACTAAAACCTAACGACACCTATTTATCAGTTTTAACAATTGGCGAAATCACCAAAGGAATTCATCTGCTAAAAGAAAGTAAGAAAAAACGAGACCTGCAAAACAAGCTCACGTTACTTGAAACTGAATATTCGAATAATATTTTGAAGGTTGATTTCGAAACTATGAAGATCTGGGGAGAGATTCTCGTCGCTTCGCAGAGGAAAGGCACATCGACACCCGTTAGTGACAGCCTCATTGCCGCAACCGCTTTGCAAAACGGCCTGCACATCATGACGCGCAGCATTTCAGGATTTGAAAATACAGGTACTTTGTTAATTAATCCTTGGGAATAACCTTATTTCAAAGCACATAAACAAAGAATTCAAGCCTTTCCCGGTCCGTGCAGTTGACGCGTCAGGTCAGCCCCGAGGCGGTCGAGTTTGTCCTGGGAAATGCGGCTGTAAAAGCTGAAATAGTTTTCCGATCTGTTTTTCATCAGGCGTAAAATATTCACATAGCGCGAAAAACGCGTGGACAATTTTTCCAGCACATCCGACAATGCGGACCGACCTCCCTTCATTCCTTTAAGGTTGGTCGCGGCGGAAAAATAATAGCACTGCCCTTTATCGAAATAGGCGTCCCCTTGAGTCCTGGGTCCCGACCCAAGCAACCCAAGATAGAGCAGTAAAAAATCTGCATTGATTTTATACAACTGATAACGGCGTGTGGATTCCTGCTCACCCACCGCCTGCTGCCCGACATCTGAATCCAGACTGACCATACATTCGTTGACGCGCGCAAGACAATTCGGATTTGCCAGTTCCGCCAATGTCAAAATAAGATACTGGTTAACATCTTCTTCATACTGCATGTCGTTTTCCCGAAGCTGTCGCCAGTGTTCTGAAAGCCATTCTTCACTCCGCGACTCTTCAAGGATAGGATCGTATCCTTCATTGGAAGGCACATCTTCAGACAAACGCGTGCCCATCAGATTTTGAAAGAAGAAAGATTCAGTGGTCTCGGTTTCTCTGGTATCCAAATGGGAAAATTGAACAGACATGGCGGCAACCTCCAGAAAGACTTGTTCCTTCAGGTTACCAGCAGGGCGCAACAATACAACCTGAATAGAGCCCTCAAGCGAAGTTTGTCAGCACTCTTGAAGGAGGATTGCCAGCAGACAAATCCAAAAAGATAAACAGGGAATTTACAAGCTAACTGGAAGGAGAGGATTCAACTTTTTTCATGGTTTCTGGTTGTGCCTGCCAGGAAAAAAAAGTGAGCCCTGTCATCGTAGTCAGGACCAGGACGAGAAGGATCTGGTCGCCGACAATAACATCCGGGCGCTCCACAAAAAATCCCCAGGTAATACTGGATCCAATGAAAGCCAGGGGTCCTCCCCATTTTAAAAACCAGAGTCCGCCAGGCCGCCCAAAAAACCAGATCAGCACACCGATTCCTGGTAGCCCACACAGGACTAAAAAAAGAAGCTCACTGGTATTCACAAGGAATGGCTTTGGTCCTACTCGTTCAGGTGTGAGGGCAAAGATTAAATTGATATTTCTAAGATTCTCGCAGCTCGGGTGCACACGTTCGATTTTGTCTCCGCAATCCAACCGGTAATACTTCCGTGCATTGCGGTAATCATTCATGGAATGAAAACTCCTCGCCAGGTGAAAACAGGGACCGATGTCACGTTTGTCTGCTGGCTGAAAGCTTTCTTTGCATAGAGGCTCAAGGTGCTTCACAGCCCGCTTGAATTCCTTGATCCTGTAATATTCTTTGCCAAGGTAAAAACAGACATCCGAACCTTCCTTTTCGCAACGGTCTTCCAGGAATTCTGCTTCCTTATTAAGGACCCGCATGGCACGTGACAACGCCAGTAGTGGAGTGCAGGCTCTGAGGTTTGTCGTCGGGTGGCCCTTGCAGGCCATCCGGTAATAAGCAAGAGCGGTGTCCTGATCTTTTTGCTTTTCTGCTTCTATTCCAAGAGTAATACAGGAAAGGGTATGCCCCTGACTGCATTGCGTCCCGGCATCTCCGGGTTCATCTGCAAAAGAGAACGTGGCACTCAACGCCAGCACAAAAATCGTGAAAGACAAAACCATACAAGTTTGAATTACTCTCACAATCCTCCCTCCGGAAAAATCAGCGTCACAAGACCAAATCCGCCCTGTAATTCATAGTTGATCAAAACCTTGCTTTTCAATAAGCCTCCTTTAACCTAAATGAATAAAACTATAAATCAAGAAAAACCAAAACCAGATTCCCCTTTTGGCCCATTATTCAAAAAGTCTTTCTCAATACAAATATTATTTTTCCGGGAAAATAAGTATCTCCTTACTTTTTATCTCAGTGTCCTGCACCGAGTTGGGAAAGGATTCTGCCCCCATCAAGGTGGGTTTACTTTTCTCTCGAACAGGAACCATGGCTTTCAGTGAGGAACCCGTCCTGGAAGCAACTTTAATAGCACTGGAAGAATCGGGCAATATCCTCTACACCGGATCCGTTCCGAACCAACAAATTATCTGAAGGGTCCTAATGCACAAAAACCCGACATGGAGAAGGCTCTTAAATCCGGATTTTCTGAATACCTTACAAAACCAGTTTCAAAAGAACACCTCGTCAATATTTGCCGGACTTATCTCAAAAAATAACAAAGTGCGGGTAAATCAAAGGTAAAGTTTTTAGAACTACTTTTCCTGTTTTGTATTTACCGGAATATTTTGTAAACTCAGCTATCGGTGCAG contains:
- a CDS encoding transporter substrate-binding protein, coding for MPLLAHYSKSLSQYKYYFSGKISISLLFISVSCTELGKDSAPIKVGLLFSRTGTMAFSEEPVLEATLIALEESGNILYTGSVPNQQII
- a CDS encoding tetratricopeptide repeat protein, which codes for MRVIQTCMVLSFTIFVLALSATFSFADEPGDAGTQCSQGHTLSCITLGIEAEKQKDQDTALAYYRMACKGHPTTNLRACTPLLALSRAMRVLNKEAEFLEDRCEKEGSDVCFYLGKEYYRIKEFKRAVKHLEPLCKESFQPADKRDIGPCFHLARSFHSMNDYRNARKYYRLDCGDKIERVHPSCENLRNINLIFALTPERVGPKPFLVNTSELLFLVLCGLPGIGVLIWFFGRPGGLWFLKWGGPLAFIGSSITWGFFVERPDVIVGDQILLVLVLTTMTGLTFFSWQAQPETMKKVESSPSS
- a CDS encoding metal ABC transporter permease, with the protein product MEFFDALSEYAFMRYALIGGLLSSIACGIVGTFVVVKRISYLAGGIAHSIIGGVGFAYFLEFSPVIGALGAAVGFSLLLGIVSLRLKEYEDTVISALWSLGMAVGILFLSKTPGYNMDLMHFLFGSILVIGNSDLMLIMGLDLLVIVVVLMFYKQFVAVSFDEEFARLRGVNVERFYLLFLILVGLTVVLFIKIVGVILVIALLTLPAAISGHYVRSMNKMMVIAVICGMVFTSSGLYASYTYDLPTGSMIVVIAGITYFLSLAGCALMRRTPLR
- a CDS encoding GTP-binding protein, producing MGNRQYKSGELPVTLLAGCLGAGKTTLLNHILTQNHGKRIAVVENEFGEIPVDHELIIGVDDDIFEMSNGCICCSVRTDLLETLGRLLKKEDRFDYILIEATGLASPGPIAQAFLVDEEMPQELKLDGVVTLVDALHIQTQLEDMEVAWEQIAFSSVLVLNKVSLVPPRTLQEVEQKIRSINPEAAIHKVNHAEVPLDQLLNLGGFELTESMSLAKPDGERLVCGEGDGQAVTSVSLEIPGKLDENRFQIWLQMLLIVEGMDVYRAKGILDLPESDSPALFQSVYQMYESRPGSGWKGKEPMNRVVFIGRHLDADRLSAGFQTCLL
- a CDS encoding type II toxin-antitoxin system VapC family toxin; the protein is MKVLLDTCVVSELWRKGGSETVRNHIAALKPNDTYLSVLTIGEITKGIHLLKESKKKRDLQNKLTLLETEYSNNILKVDFETMKIWGEILVASQRKGTSTPVSDSLIAATALQNGLHIMTRSISGFENTGTLLINPWE
- a CDS encoding zinc ABC transporter solute-binding protein → MKSTYFTKSISALIVLFWVFIPVSVVFAKGDPIRVSVSILPQKYFVEKIGGQRVTVEALVRPGQKPDTLDLSPRQVAHLGDSRVFFLVGVPFENQWIPKIQGTHPDLKLVPLYQEHRVAKRTGREEGEHSHAENPHRWLNPLWVKSAANIILKTLVEEDPSSASYFRRNHRKFIKELVGLNKEIKVMLKPVKDRAFLTYHPAWNHFANSYGLKEIPIEMEGREPGPRALSKVVQLGRDHNVKVIFIQKQFSKDIVASVARTLGAKVVSVDPLAENYTTNMRQVAQAFVEAMQE
- a CDS encoding ABC transporter ATP-binding protein, translated to MTDPIVIQEVSFSYNGPPVLERVNLTVPSGEFLGLVGPNGSGKSTLLKLILGVLKPQIGDIKLFGKSPEQGRGRIGYMPQIAQFARDFPISVEETVLLGRLGKTSAFGFFRKRDKDIAMQAMREVEVENLRKRPIGTLSGGQLQRVLIARALAGEPDLLILDEPTANIDMRKEEDIFDLLQKLNERVTILVVSHDIGFISKYIHRVACLNRTLQVHKTTEITNDILQGMYEHPVHLVAHQHPPYEGH
- a CDS encoding type II toxin-antitoxin system prevent-host-death family antitoxin — translated: MEWILADAKNRFSELVNKAMTEGPQLVSLEDARVVVISENEYQNLTSQKPNFIEFLLGCEVDLNGVDIEREKSPSRNIDL